Proteins from one Gasterosteus aculeatus chromosome 11, fGasAcu3.hap1.1, whole genome shotgun sequence genomic window:
- the LOC120827776 gene encoding uncharacterized protein LOC120827776 — protein sequence MRLLLLAPVICLFALLFLPSLFPSADCSRLCPPRCVCYENSDAVDCRSCRLEHVPRGLPHGTWLLELGGNNLSEIGTQAFTGLWSLRVLVLTDSQIHEVQPQAFFSLSFLEKLDLSWNQLTALPVDFSTSLSGLRELRLEHNNLHHLSGNSFEHLDNIERLDLSHNQLVAVGFGVFRGLSRLRQLYLRNNRLTVLQHGSLDMLPGLEVLQLSNNNISRIDNDALAPLYSLAVLALDGNNLQRLKFKTFICLHTTATHIQLSGNPWSCDCDLHRVFSKILHVRHLHVDDYRNVTCQEPPQLAGASLAWVDSRLCVAETATVLVITGTVLVTVAAALVMAERTRKRNSGKNWDAEAENQTNS from the exons ATGCGTCTCCTGTTACTGGCCCCTGTCATCTGCCTTTTTGCCTTGTTATTCCTACCGTCCCTTTTCCCATCCGCCGATTGCTCCCGGTTGTGTCCACCACGCTGTGTTTGCTACGAGAATTCAGACGCAGTGGACTGCCGCTCCTGCAGGCTGGAACATGTCCCCAGGGGCCTCCCGCACGGCACCTGGCTACTGGAGCTGGGCGGAAACAACCTGAGCGAGATTGGCACTCAAGCCTTCACCGGACTCTGGTCCCTGAGGGTGCTGGTTCTGACCGACAGCCAGATACATGAAGTGCAACCACAG GCGTTTTTCTCTTTGTCCTTCCTGGAGAAGCTGGACCTCAGCTGGAACCAGTTAACCGCTCTACCTGTTGACTTCTCAACCAGTCTATCCGGCCTCAGAGAGCTGCGACTGGAGCACAACAACTTACACCATTTATCTGGAAACAG CTTTGAGCATCTGGACAACATAGAGAGGCTGGACCTCAGCCACAACCAGCTGGTGGCGGTTGGCTTCGGGGTGTTCAGGGGCCTCTCCAGGCTCAGACAGCTTTACCTGCGCAACAACAGGCTGACTGTGTTGCAGCACGGGAGCCTGGATATGCTGCCGGGACTAGAG GTGCTCCAGCTgagcaacaacaacatctcACGGATCGATAACGATGCTCTGGCGCCGCTCTACAGCCTGGCCGTCCTTGCTCTGGATGGAAACAACCTGCAACGCCTCAAGTTCAAGACCTTCATCTGCCTTCATACGACGGCTACACACATCCAGCTTTCAG GCAACCCGTGGAGCTGCGACTGCGACCTGCACCGCGTCTTCAGCAAGATCCTGCACGTCCGCCACCTCCACGTCGACGACTACCGAAACGTGACGTGCCAGGAGCCGCCGCAGCTGGCCGGCGCCTCGCTGGCCTGGGTGGACAGCCGGCTGTGTGTGGCCGAGACTGCCACCGTGCTCGTCATCACCGGTACTGTACTGGTCACCGTGGCGGCGGCTCTGGTGATGgcagagaggaccaggaagAGGAACAGCGGGAAGAACTGGGACGCCGAGGCCGAGAATCAAACGAATAGCTGA